A single Oryza glaberrima unplaced genomic scaffold, OglaRS2 ChrUN-Ctg38, whole genome shotgun sequence DNA region contains:
- the LOC127758343 gene encoding uncharacterized protein LOC127758343 has product MDAALCDDLLQEVFRLLPRASAPAVSLVSRRWYALLRASIASLTLRLPVSSDASVLAPLSALLSRFPYLSALAVVCTAATAQVADAMLLVVASSPSAAQLSGLRFLPDSAISPAALVAACPAFYGLTSLHLTALRPLSFCWIAFLPRLKSFYLVNSAAAAAVDYAGWSSDDVDGNGETIGTLPLERLSLCGICSGDRGIGWLWRRCGNLQWLQLRACDGTGDGPSSQFFAGCLAGLLALELRACRSVSDHVLLLAADRCRVLKSLLVYDGGSREALHRFIHQRGAALHTLDLRLPLDLHNDHLLAIGAEAEQGQQSQNGGHSLAALRLQSCVLITGDGLRSLARTTTGAGIEELALVNCDVVEREPGLLTFLSQSMRRLRRLDLSYNETLSDKEVGAMLSSCHNLIDIRLRGCRCLTRGSLVSLLRYCGRSVEVIDITRCLSIAAADVELFAQEATRLIQVIIEDSLLSEELRAIAHKKGIRVGPLRCD; this is encoded by the coding sequence atGGACGCGGCGCTGTGCGACGACCTGCTGCAGGAGGTGTTCCGCCTGCTGCCGCGCGCCTCCGCGCCGGCTGTGTCCCTCGTCTCCCGCCGCTGGTACGCCCTCCTCCGCGCGTCGATTGCCTCCCTGACCCTCCGCCTGCCGGTCTCCTCCGACGCCTCGGTGTTGGCGCCGCTTTCTGCGCTGCTGTCTCGGTTCCCCTATCTCTCCGCCCTGGCGGTGGTCTGCACAGCCGCAACCGCCCAGGTCGCGGACGCGATGCTGCTCGTGGTCGCGTCTTCACCGTCGGCCGCGCAGCTCTCCGGGCTGAGGTTCCTGCCTGATTCGGCTATCTCGCCTGCGGCGCTGGTTGCTGCCTGCCCAGCCTTCTACGGCCTCACCTCGCTTCACCTGACCGCCCTCCGTCCCCTCTCTTTCTGCTGGATTGCGTTCTTGCCCCGCCTCAAATCCTTCTACCTCGTcaactccgctgccgccgccgccgttgactACGCCGGATGGAGCTCTGATGATGTCGACGGCAACGGTGAGACCATTGGCACTTTGCCTCTAGAGAGGCTGTCTCTGTGCGGCATCTGCTCCGGCGACCGAGGGATCGGGTGGTTGTGGCGACGATGTGGGAACCTCCAGTGGCTTCAGCTGCGCGCCTGTGACGGCACTGGGGACGGGCCCTCGTCGCAGTTCTTCGCGGGATGCCTTGCTGGCCTGCTCGCGCTAGAGCTCCGTGCTTGTCGCTCCGTCTCTGaccacgtcctcctcctcgctgctgATCGCTGCCGTGTGCTCAAGTCACTCCTGGTGTACGATGGCGGCAGCCGGGAGGCCCTCCACCGGTTCATCCACCAGCGTGGCGCAGCGTTGCACACGTTAGacctccgcctccctctcgaCTTGCACAATGACCACCTCCTAGCGATCGGTGCCGAGGCCGAGCAAGGTCAGCAAAGCCAGAATGGCGGGCATAGCCTCGCTGCGCTCCGGCTTCAGAGCTGTGTGCTCATCACTGGCGACGGACTCCGGTCCCTCGCACGCACAACCACTGGAGCTGGTATCGAAGAGCTTGCCTTGGTGAACTGCGATGTGGTGGAACGGGAGCCTGGACTGCTTACCTTCCTCAGCCAGAGcatgcgccgccttcgccgtctTGATTTGTCATACAACGAGACTCTCAGTGACAAGGAGGTTGGTGCCATGCTATCGTCCTGCCATAATCTAATTGATATCAGGCTCAGGGGTTGCAGGTGCCTCACTCGAGGATCTTTGGTATCGTTGCTCAGATACTGTGGCCGGTCAGTGGAGGTCATCGACATCACTCGCTGCCTTAGCATTGCAGCAGCCGATGTTGAATTATTTGCACAGG